One Alligator mississippiensis isolate rAllMis1 chromosome 1, rAllMis1, whole genome shotgun sequence genomic window carries:
- the TP53I3 gene encoding quinone oxidoreductase PIG3 yields the protein MQDKEKMLAAHFDSPGGPENLYVKEVMKPHPREGEVLMKVSASALNRADLLQRRGKYPPPKGASDILGLEAAGIVAGFGPGCKKQWKIGDPVMALLSGGGQAEYVTVPEGHLIPVPNDMSLVQAAAIPEAWLTAFQLLHFVGKVQSGETVLIHAGASGVGTAAVQLARLEGAIPIVTAGTQEKLQMAAKLGAAAGFNYKEEDFSEKVLEFTHGSGVGVILDCIGGSYWEKNISCLSTDGRWVVYGLLTGGEIHGDLLTRLLFKRGSLLTTLLRSREKEYKEQLVKAFTERVLPHFSRNISPSLQPVIDSIYPLHKIGEAHKLMEENKNVGKVIIEMPSSS from the exons AAAATGTTAGCAGCACATTTTGACAGCCCAGGAGGCCCAGAGAATCTCTATGTTAAAGAGGTGATGAAACCACATCCCAGAGAAGGTGAAGTCCTCATGAAGGTTTCTGCCAGCGCTCTAAACAGGGCTGATTTACTGCAG aGGAGAGGGAAATATCCACCACCAAAAGGAGCAAGTGATATTTTAGGTCTAGAAGCAGCTGGGATTGTTGCTGGGTTTGGACCTGGTTGCAAGAAGCAATGGAAGATTGGTGATCCAGTAATGGCTCTGTTATCTGGAGGTGGCCAGGCAGAGTATGTCACTGTGCCAGAAGGTCATCTGATTCCAGTCCCTAATGATATGAGTCTTGTTCAGGCTGCAGCCATTCCTGAAGCCTGGCTAACAGCCTTTCAGTTGCTGCATTTTGTAG GTAAAGTGCAGAGTGGAGAGACAGTGCTAATCCATGCAGGAGCCAGTGGAGTTGGCACAGCAGCCGTTCAGTTGGCAAGACTGGAAGGAGCCATTCCCATTGTGACTGCTGGGACACAAGAGAAACTCCAAATGGCAGCAAAACTTGGAGCAGCTGCTGGATTCAACTATAAGGAGGAAGACTTTAGTGAAAAAGTCCTGGAATTCACGCATG GTTCTGGAGTAGGTGTTATTTTGGACTGCATTGGTGGCTCCTACTGGGAAAAGAACATCAGTTGTCTGAGTACTGATGGCCGGTGGGTTGTTTATGGACTGCTGACTGGAGGTGAAATCCATGGAGATCTGCTTACAAGGTTGCTTTTTAAAAGAGGGAGCCTGCTTACTACTCTGCTAAGATCGCGAGAAAAGGAG TACAAAGAACAGCTTGTGAAAGCCTTTACAGAGAGAGTGCTGCCTCATTTCTCCAGGAATATCTCTCCTTCTCTCCAGCCAGTTATTGACAGCATTTATCCTCTGCATAAGATTGGAGAGGCACACAAATTGATGGAAGAGAACAAAAATGTTGGCAAGGTCATCATTGAAATGCCTTCTTCATCCTGA